Below is a genomic region from Sphingomonas phyllosphaerae.
GCGGCGGCTGGTATCTGTCGCGGCTGCCGGGGCGGATCGGGCAGTATCTGGCGCTGACCGGCGCGCGGCTCGACGGCGCGGAGGCGCTCGCGCTCGGGCTGGCGACGCATTACCTGCCGGCGGCGCGGATCGAGGAGGCCAAGGCGCGGATCCTCGCCGATCCCGATGCGATCGAGGCGACGCTGTCCGGACTGGCGGAGGAAGCCCCCGCGGCGAAGCTGCTCGCGGAGCGGGAGGTGATCGACCGGCTGTTCGCGTCGGACGAGCTGGAAGCGGTGCTCGACGCATTGAAGGGCGATGGCGGTGCGTTCGCGCAGGCGAGCTTGGCGACGCTCGCCACCAAGTCGCCGCAGGCGATGAAGGTGTCGCTCAAATTGCTCAAGGATGCCGCGGGGATGGCGACGTTCGCCGACGAGATGCGGCAGGAATATGCGGTCGCGTGCCGGGTCGTGCAGCGCCCCGATTTCATCGAGGGCGTGCGCGCGCTGATCGTCGACAAGGACAATGCGCCGCGCTGGGAGCCGGCGACGATCGAGGGGGTGAGCGATCATATGATCGACCGCATCTTCGCGCCGTTGCCGGAGAATGAGGCGTGGACGCCGGGGTGATGGGGGTGTGTGGTCGCCTATCTTACGCCGTTCGCCCTGAGCTTGTCGAAGGGCGTGTTGCGGGACGTGTGCTTCGACAGGCTCAGCACGAACGGGTAATGCCCGTCGCCCCTGCGGAGGCAGGGGCCCATGTCTGTGGCGTGTCGCGCAGCGGTGGACACATTCGGTGCGGTAACTGAGTCAGGCCGGTACGATAGACTAGACAGTCATAGGCCCCTGCCTGCGCAGGGGCGACGGAGGTGAGGCGATATGGCCGAGTACGAAACCTTATTGGTCGAACAGCGCGGGGGCGTGACGCTCGTCACGCTCAACCGGCCCAAGGCGCTCAACGCGCTCAACTCGCAGGTACTCGCCGACCTGCTCGCGGCGCTGGCCGCCTTCGACGCCGACGCGACGCAGGGCTGCGCGGTGCTGACCGGCAGCGAGAAGGCGTTCGCGGCCGGGGCGGACATCAAGGAGATGTCAGCGCAGGGCTTCGCCGACATGTACGGCGGCAATTTCTTCGGCGGCTACGAACGGCTGACGCAGACGCGCAAGCCGATCATCGCCGCGGTCGCCGGCTACGCGCTGGGCGGCGGGTGCGAGCTGGCGATGATGTGCGACTTCATCCTCGCCGCCGATACCGCGAAGTTCGGGCAACCCGAGATCAAGCTGGCGGTGACGCCGGGAATGGGCGGGTCGCAGCGGCTGGCGCGCGCGGTCGGCAAGGCCAAGGCGATGGAAATGTGCCTGACCGGGCGGATGATCGACGCCGCCGAGGCGGAACGCGCCGGGCTGGTCAGCCGTATCGTTCCGGCGGCCGAGCTGGTCGACGAAGCGGTGAAGACCGCGCAGACGATCGCCGACATGGCGCCGCTCGCCGTGCTGGCGAACAAGGAAATGGTCAACGCCGCGTTCGAGACGACCTTGGCGCAAGGCGTGCAGTTCGAGCGGCGGCTGTTCCACGGGCTGTTCGGCACGGCGGACCAGAAGGAAGGCATGACGGCGTTCGTCGAGAAGCGCCCCGGCCAATGGACGGGCAAATAGGAGAAGCGAGATGACCGTGGTGATCCTGATGCTGCTAACGATCGTCGTCGCGGGGGCGGCGGCGGTGTGGGTTCTGCGCTGGGGCATGGTGAAGGCGGCGACAGTCGTCGGACTGATCGGCGCGGCGGCGATGATCGTCGCGATGCTGGCATCGGTGTCGGCGCGGTTCGAGGCGGTGGCGATCACCTTCGTCGGGACGTTCGTCGGCGTCGCGTTGCTGGCGCTGATCGGGGCGGGGATCGGCAGGCTGCTACGGCCGCGCCGCGCAAGGATCGCATGATGGCGCGCGTCGGCTTCATCGGGCTCGGCAACATGGGCGGCGGCATGGCCGCCAACCTCGCGAAGAAGGGGCATGACGTCCGCGCCTTCGACCTGTCGACGGCGGCGCTCGACGCAGCGAAGGCGGCCGGGTGCCTGCCGGTCGCGTCGGCGCGCGAGGCCGCCGACGGCGCAGAGGCGGTGGTGACGATGCTCCCCGCCGGCACCCATGTCGCGCAGGTTTATGCCGAGAGCCTGTCCGACGTCGCGGTCGATACGGTGCTGATCGATTGTTCGACGATCGACCTCGCCACCGCGCGGCGGATCGCCGGCGAGGCGGCGGCGCGCGGGATCGCGGCGGTCGATGCGCCGGTGTCCGGCGGGATTGCGGCGGCGCAGGCGGGAACGCTGACCTTCATGGTCGGCGGCCCGGCGGCGTCGTTCGACCGCGCGCGGCCGTTCCTCGAGGATATGGGCAAGGCGGTGATCCATGCCGGCGACAGCGGCGCGGGGCAGGTCGCGAAGATGTGCAACAACCTGATCCTCGGCGCGACGATGGCGGCGACGTGCGAGGCGTTCGCGCTGGCGGAGAAGCTGGGGCTGGATGCGCAGACCTTCTACGACATTTCCAGCAAGGCGACCGGTCAGAGCTGGTCGATGACGTCTTATTGTCCGGTGCCGGGGGTCGGGCCGGAGTCGCCGGCCGATCGCGACTATCAGGGCGGGTTCGCGGGAGCGTTGATGCTCAAGGATCTCGAACTGGCGATGGCGGCGGCCGACGGCGCGGCGGCGCAGGTGCCGATGGGGACGCGCGCGCGCGACCTCTACCGGCAGTTCGTCGAGGCGGGGCAGGGCGGGCTGGATTTCTCGGGGATCATCCGGATGCTGGAGGGCGCGCGATAGGCGGGCCGTCATGCCGGACCCTTTCGACAAGTTCAGGAAAGCCTTGATTGGGGGTCCCGCTTCGTCTTCACGGTGACCGAGCCAGAGCACGATCCATCCGGGCCGAAGCGTCACCCCGGCGAAGGCCGGGGCCCAGTTGGGGGACGCTGATAATGTAGGTCGCGCCTCGTTTCATTGGCCTTCCCAACTGGGCCCCGGCCTCCGCCCGGGTGACGACGGGGATGGTTCAAGCCGTATGGATCACAGTCTCGCGACGGTCGGAGCGGAGCGGCTCTCTCGCCCGCCGACTGCCGTGGACGGCGCGCTCCCCTCGTGCCACCTGCGCCGCCATGCCGCCTGCCCTGATCGCCGCGCTCGTCACCTTCGTCGCCTTTCTGATCGGGCTGACGCTCCCCGATCTCGACTTGCGATTGTGGCTCGGGCATCGCAGCGCGCTGACGCACAGCATCGCGCCGGCCTGTGCGCTGCTCGCGCGGCGGCAGTGGTATCCGGCGGCGTGCGGGGTCGGGGCGGGGACCGGATTGCACCTTGCGGCGGATACGTTTCCGCACCGGATGATCGGTTATGCGACGGTCAAGCTGCCGCTGGTCGGCGCGCTGTCGGCGGGGGCGTCCTATTGGTGGCTCGCGCTCAACGCGCTCGCCGCATTGGCGCTGGCGGTGTGGCTGGCGCGGCGGCTCCACGCTCCGGCGACCGCGGCGCTGCTGACGCTCGCGGTGGCTGTAGCGGGCGCGGGGTATCTGTGGCGGACCGATGGCGGCTGGCCGGTGCTCGCGCTTGCCGCGGGGGCGCTATGGCTCGCATGGCGCTGGCGGTATGCGCGGCGGGTCTAATGTCTTTCCCGTCACCCCGGCGAAGGCCGGGGTCCAGTTACGGAACGTTCGTGACGATACGCCGCGCTACGTTACGACCACCTTTGAAACTGGACCCCGGCCTTCGCCGGGGTGACGGGACAGGATGGGGTTATTCCGCCGCCTCCAGAGTCTCGGCGTCGTCGAGCGGGTGGCTGAGCCGGGTGAGCATCTCGCGCGGGATCACCTGCCAGAACGAGCCCAGGGCGCGGTCCCAGTCGTCGAGCAGCCCGCGCGACCAGCGGCTGTCGGTCACCTCGGCATGTTCGGCGACCAGCGCACGCAAGACTTCCTCCCAGTGCGCGGCGGCGACGCGCTGCCACACGATGTTCTCGGGATTGACGCGGCGCGCGAAGCTGCCGGTCGGATCGTAGATGAACGCCAT
It encodes:
- the mmsB gene encoding 3-hydroxyisobutyrate dehydrogenase; translated protein: MARVGFIGLGNMGGGMAANLAKKGHDVRAFDLSTAALDAAKAAGCLPVASAREAADGAEAVVTMLPAGTHVAQVYAESLSDVAVDTVLIDCSTIDLATARRIAGEAAARGIAAVDAPVSGGIAAAQAGTLTFMVGGPAASFDRARPFLEDMGKAVIHAGDSGAGQVAKMCNNLILGATMAATCEAFALAEKLGLDAQTFYDISSKATGQSWSMTSYCPVPGVGPESPADRDYQGGFAGALMLKDLELAMAAADGAAAQVPMGTRARDLYRQFVEAGQGGLDFSGIIRMLEGAR
- a CDS encoding enoyl-CoA hydratase/isomerase family protein — its product is MKDLITTIEGPVGRIRLNRPKALHALTTAMCQGILDALEQWRGDEAVRCVMIDHAEGRGFCAGGDIRMLAGSGARDGAEARAFFHAEYRMNHRLFTYVKDTVAFMDGVTMGGGVGVSQPCRYRVATEHTRLAMPETGIGLFPDVGGGWYLSRLPGRIGQYLALTGARLDGAEALALGLATHYLPAARIEEAKARILADPDAIEATLSGLAEEAPAAKLLAEREVIDRLFASDELEAVLDALKGDGGAFAQASLATLATKSPQAMKVSLKLLKDAAGMATFADEMRQEYAVACRVVQRPDFIEGVRALIVDKDNAPRWEPATIEGVSDHMIDRIFAPLPENEAWTPG
- a CDS encoding enoyl-CoA hydratase, which produces MAEYETLLVEQRGGVTLVTLNRPKALNALNSQVLADLLAALAAFDADATQGCAVLTGSEKAFAAGADIKEMSAQGFADMYGGNFFGGYERLTQTRKPIIAAVAGYALGGGCELAMMCDFILAADTAKFGQPEIKLAVTPGMGGSQRLARAVGKAKAMEMCLTGRMIDAAEAERAGLVSRIVPAAELVDEAVKTAQTIADMAPLAVLANKEMVNAAFETTLAQGVQFERRLFHGLFGTADQKEGMTAFVEKRPGQWTGK